From one Drosophila subpulchrella strain 33 F10 #4 breed RU33 chromosome 3L, RU_Dsub_v1.1 Primary Assembly, whole genome shotgun sequence genomic stretch:
- the LOC119554453 gene encoding uncharacterized protein LOC119554453, producing MMWTTGLLLAVGLLTLPSLGLTSRNLTEFMGHRQKRWLIYQNSGSMKFSIGPSTPIPLGDKVSFRSCVLSFTLQGGSYSLPTSPIWPWDKWESTFARSLEHMKRNIERHTANGGVRYADDARLLVYTALEEYMGRRNNDLSMGRQCLLRSICENAQIHHHIGVFSEIMDIILSPGKADLDNSYHEAYAAGKGGANCLGLYRSCPRGLNILDGLLIEEDD from the exons ATGATGTGGACAACGGGTCTGCTCTTGGCGGTGGGTCTGCTCACCCTGCCATCCCTGGGACTCACCTCTCGAAATCTTACGGAGTTTATGGGACACCGGCAGAAGCGATGGCTGATCTACCAGAACAGTGGATCCATGAAGTTCAGCATTGGTCCTTCGACACCCATTCCACTGGGGGACAAGGTTTCCTTTCGATCCTGTGTGCTATCCTTCACGCTCCAAGGTGGCTCCTATTCCCTGCCCACATCGCCCATCTGGCCGTGGGACAAGTGGGAGAGCACCTTTGCCCGATCCTTGGAGCACATGAAACGGAATATCGAGCGGCATACGGCCAATGGAGGGGTGCGATATGCCGACGACGCCAGGCTTTTGGTCTACACTGCACTGGAGGAGTACATGGGCAGAAGGAACAACGACCTGTCCATGGGCAGGCAGTGCCTTCTCCGGTCCATCTGCGAAAACGCCCAGATACATCACCACATCGGTGTGTTCTCGGAAATAATGGATATCATACTCAG TCCTGGCAAAGCGGATCTGGATAACTCCTATCATGAGGCCTATGCCGCCGGAAAAGGTGGAGCGAATTGTCTGGGCCTCTACAGGTCCTGTCCTCGGGGTCTAAACATCCTC